The Nitrospirota bacterium genome contains the following window.
AATGGTGTTGTCCATAGCTCGTTAAAGCTCCCCGAGATCAATCTGCTTACAAAGTTACTCTTCTAAGGTTATTGCCTCAACAGGGCAGTTCTCAGCCGCAGCCTCGCAGCAGTCTGCAAAATCACAGGCATCAGGGTCTATGACTTCTGCCTTACCTTCAACTTCATTGAGATGAAAAACAGCAGGGCATACTTCTTCGCAGTTGCCGCACCCAATACATTTATCTTCATCTACAACAGGTCTCATTAAGGTAAATAAAATATTCCTGCAGGTGAGTCAGCACAAGGGATGATGAAACTATCTTCACCCTCCCCTCTATCCCCTCCCGTCAAGGGAGGGGGATAAATATCGTCCAATTTAGGTTTAATCTGGTTTACCTCGTTCATGCCCTATTCTCTCCAGCACCGCTGCTGCCAGCAGTGGAAACATTATCTCATGGTGACCTGTTATAGCGTAGGAGCGGCCGGCCTTGAGTGTAGGCCTCCTCAGGACATTCTCGCGTGGCCTGTAGTGCTGGATGAAATCCATATTCACGGTGGTGAAGTCCTTAACTGTATGCCCTAAATTTCTTACCACGCTCAGGGCCTTTAAAAAAACCTCTGGCAGGATAACAGCAGAGCCAAGGTTTATGTAAACACCTCCCTCAAGGTCTGATATTACAGAGGCAAAAAGCCTGAAATCCCGCATGCTCCCCTCTCCAGTAGCTGCCCCATCTGCCTCGGGGTGCATGTGGATTATATCCGTGCCGAGGGCAACATGCACAGTGGCCGGCATATTAATTTTATAGGCTGCGGCTAAGATACTGTATTTACTGTAAGGAAACCTTCCCTTTGAGATGTACCCTCCAACAGCCCTGCCAATCCCATGGCCTGCTGAAACACCTTTTTTAATTGCCTGATTTAATTCTCTGCCTGTTTCTTCAGCCATGCCAAATGTGCCTGTACATATTTCTCTGTCAACGTCCTCCGAAGTATATCCAATAAAACTCAATTCAAAATCATGAACAATGCATGCGCCGTTCATTGCAATAGCAGTAATGATACCTTTTTCCATAAGGTGGATTATTACCGGAGAGAGCCCCACCTTTATAGGATGTGCGCCCATACCAAGTATTACAGGTCTATCACCCCTTCGGGCTTTTATAATTGAATCCACTATCTCATTGAGATTTTTTGCAGCGAGTGTCTTTGGAAGGCTGTTTAAAAAATCCCTGAAACTGCCTTTTGAGAAAGGACTTCCGAGGTCATTGAATTTAACCTTACTCTTTCTGCCCTTCAGTGAATAAGTCTTTAAGCCCTTTAAAGATAGCGGAGTGTATTTTCTGGACACGTTGAAAATATAACCTGCAAATGTTTAATAGTCAAGAGCGGTTTGAACAGGCAGCTCATTTCCTTCTGCCCAATCCAAAATATCTATAAAGCATAAGCAATCCGAATGCTAATAGCTGAAAATAGGTGTAGAGAAGGATTATCCATCAGAAATCCCCTCCCCTCGCGGGAGAGGATAGGGGGAATATGGGGAATTGCTATCTCTATTTTTCAGCTCATATATTCTGCTGGATTAAGAGTGAATGCGGTGGTAAAATTGAATCCGTTAGATAGTTTAAATCTGTTCTCTTGTATAAATTCAGAGGCAAACTCTGACAGGTTCAGGAATCTAAAAAGGCGGGTGATGCGTGACAAAAATTATCAAAGACAGGGTGTTCTGGCTTTTCAGCTCTACGAGTCGTAGACCAGAGTCGGGATATCCGAAATACTTCGGATATGAACAAGTTAGGCGTAATTGCGTGCTTAAATGAGTGAGGAAGTTATGTATATCCCAATATATGAAAATAATATCGAAAATAATCAATTAAATGGTTTAATTCTTATTTTCACGGAAGGTACAATTATTGGTCCAAAAAGTATTTGGAACTTTTTTAATCATAAAAAGTATATCCCAATAGGCAATTGTATTAACAAAATAAAAAACTGGCAAAATGAAGGTTGGAATGTTGCGTATTTAACTTCAAG
Protein-coding sequences here:
- a CDS encoding ferredoxin, which translates into the protein MRPVVDEDKCIGCGNCEEVCPAVFHLNEVEGKAEVIDPDACDFADCCEAAAENCPVEAITLEE